DNA sequence from the Bradyrhizobium diazoefficiens genome:
CTGATCGACCGCCTGCGCGGCGACGTCGGCGACAAGCGTGCCATGCTGGTCGACGGCGGCGATCTCTGGCAGGGCACGGGGCTCGCCAACATCATGCAGGGCCGAGACATGGTCGAGGTCGCCAATCTGCTCGGCATCGAGGCGATGACAGGGCATTGGGAATTCACCTATGGCGAACAGGCGCTGCGCGACAATCTCGAGCACTTCAAGGGCGAGTTTTTGGCGCAGAACGTCTTTCTGACCGAGGAAGCCGCCTTCAACGACGCGCCCGCCTTCGACAAGGCGACGGGGCGCGTGTTCAAGCCTTCTGTCATCAAAGAGCTCGGCGGCCGTCGCGTCGCGATCATCGGCCAGGCCTTCCCTTACGTGCCGGTCGCGCATCCCAAGCGCTTCACGCCGGACTGGACCTTCGGCATCCGCGAGGAAGAGCTCCAGAAGCATGTCGACGGTCTGCGTGGCACCGACAAGGTCGATGCGGTCATCCTGCTGTCGCACAACGGCATGGACGTCGACCTCAAGCTTGCAAGCCGCGTCGCCGGCATCGACGTCATCCTCGGCGGCCACACCCATGACGCCGTGCCGCAGCCGATTCTCGTTAAGAATGCGCGCGGGACGACGCTCGTCACCAATGCTGGCTCCAACGGGAAATTCCTGGCCGTGCTCGATCTGGCACTCGACAAGGGCAAGGTCAGCGATGTCAGATATCATCTGCTGCCGGTCTATTCGGAGCTGCTGAAGCCCGATCCTGCAATGGCTGAGTTGATCGGAAAGCTGCGCGCGCCGCACGTGACCGACTGGGTGGACAAGATCGCAACGCCGGACCGCCTGCTCTATCGCCGCGACAATTTCGCCGGTCCTATCGACGAACTGATCTGCAGCGCGCTGCGAACCGAGCTCGACGCCCAGATCGCGCTGTCGCCCGGCTTCCGCTGGGGCGTCACCGCGCTCTCCGGCCAGCCGCTGACCATGGAGGATGTGCTCGCGCAGACCGCGATCAGCTATCCGGAGACCTATGTGCAGGAGATGACCGGCGCGCAGATCAAGGACGTGCTGGAAGACGTTTGCGACAATCTCTTCAACGCCGACCCCTATTACCAGCAAGGCGGCGACATGGTGCGCGCTGGCGGGCTCAGCTACGCCTGCAGCCCCACCAACGCGATCGGTAGCCGCATCTCCGAGCTCAAGCTTGGCAATGGCAAGGCGCTCAGCGCCGCCAGGCGCTACAAGGTCGCGGGCTGGGCCTCGGTCAACGGTCAGCAGGGCGCGCCGGTGTGGGACGTTGTTGGCAAATATCTGCGCTCGGGTCGGATGTTTCAGGAGCGGCTCGGTGCCGGCGTCACGCTGAAAGGCGTCGACGGCAATCCGGGCATTGCAGGATAGGAATGATGCGGTTGCAAATCATTCGCGTGATGCTGGTGGCAATGCTCGCATTGGCGGCGGTCCCGCTGGCTTATGCGCAGCAGGTGCCGCTCCAGGACAAGCCGTTCGCCGAGCACAAGATCGTGCTCCAACTCTCCGATGGCGATGTGAAGAAGCAGGCACTGGTGCTCAGCGTCGCCAACAACCTCCTGAAGGCCTATGACCCCGACAAGATCGCCGTCGAGGTCGTCGCCTTTGGCCCCGGCATCGATCTGCTGCTGTCAGGCAGCGAGCACCGCAAGCAGGTCGAAAGCCTGATCGCGCAGGGCGTACGCTTCGACATCTGCCTCAATACGGTGGATACGATCGAGCGGGAGACGGGGAAGCGGCCGGAGTTCATCCAGGCGGCGACGCCGGTGCAGGTGGGTGTCGGGCAGATCCTGTTCTTGGCGGAGAACGGGTACACGGTAGTGAGGCCGTAAGCGGCGCTGTCCCGCGACACTCCTTGTTGCTGTCGTCCCGGACAAGCGCGCCCAAAGCGCGCGTAGATCCGGGACCCATACCCACAGGAGGTCGTTTGGCGCAAAGCTGATAACTCCGAGTCTTCGCAAAACTATTGCTGCGGCGTATGGATCCCGGCCCCTCGTGCGCAATTGCGCACTAGGCCGGGACGACACCAGTTTTGGAGACCACCTGAGACCCTAATCCGCAATAAAGATCTTCTAAATTTTCTTATTTCGGCAGTGCATTACTTCTCTTCTCAGCCTCCGGCGTAGTAGAATTCTCGAAGTCACTCCACGCCGGGTCTTGCCATGATCTTCCGCCAGCTCTTCGACAGTGTTTCAGGCACCTACAGCTACGTCCTGGCCAGCCGCCCCGGCGGCGAGGCGCTCATCCTCGATCCCGTGCTGGAGAAGGTCGATCGCTATTGCCAGCTGCTGCGCGAGCTCGACCTCAAGCTGGTCAAGGCGGTCGACACCCATCTGCACGCCGACCACGTCACCGGCCTGGGCGAGCTGCGCGACCGCACCCATTGCATGACCGTGATGGGCGACCAGACCAAGGCCGACGTGGTGGCGATGCGGGTCGCCGACGGCGACAAGGTGACGATCGAGGGCCTGTCGCTCGACGTGATGTACACGCCTGGCCACACCGACGATTCCTATTCCTATCTGATGGGCGACCGCGTCTTCACCGGCGATACGCTGCTGATCCGCGGCACCGGCCGCACCGATTTCCAGAACGGCTCGTCGCGCGCGCAATACGAGTCGATCTTCAACCGCCTGCTCAAGCTGCCGGACGAGACGATGGTTTTCCCGGCGCACGACTACAAGGGCGACACCGTTTCCACCATTGGCGAGGAGAAGCGCTACAATCCGCGGCTCCAGGTGCGCTCGGTGGACGAATATATCGAGCTGATGGCCAACCTGAAGCTGCCCAATCCGAAGATGATGGACGTAGCGGTGCCGGCCAACATGCATGTCGGCCTGCATCAGGAAGAGTTGGAGAAAGAGGGCCGTGCCCTCAGCGCAGTCGAGGCGATCCGCGTTCTCGGGCGGCCCGATATCCTGCTGGTGGATCTGCGCGAGACCAGTGAGCGGATGAAGCATGGCATGCTCGAAGGCGCGCTGCATACGCCCTATCCGAGTGTCGAGGAGAGCCTCAGGCCCGGCGGCATGCTGCGCGAAGTCGCAGCCGCTACCGGGCGCCGCGTCGTGTTCTTCTGCGCCTTCGGCGAGCGGTCCGCGATGGCGGTCGCCGCCGCGAAGGAGGCCGGCCTTTCCAATACCGCCCATATCGCGGGTGGCATCGACGCCTGGAAGAAGGCGGGCGGACCTGTGGTGCACTGATGCCGCTCCGCTCTTGAGATAAGTCAGGAACCGCACATATTTTGCGGCTAGAAGCGCGGGTGACGCATCATCATCCGGGATCAGCCATGGCCAAGACTACCAAGCCGAGCGAACCGCCGAAGACGAAGGCCGCAGACGGCAAGGCCAGCAGGCCACAGCGGCCGCGCGACACCGACGACGATTACGAGGACGGCGACATCGCCACGCCGAAGCGTGATCGCCATGGGCCGGATGACGAGCCGTTGTGAGCCAAATCACTCTCCGTGGCGGTGGGATTCCGGATCGGGGCGCGCTTGTTCGGGATGACAGCGGAGGATGGAGCCCCGCACTACCTGCCATGCGCCTGCGTTCATGGACAAATAACCGCCCTCCCCGATAGTTTCCGCGCTTCCAGGACGTGAAACGGAACTGCAATGGTCGACGTTCTCGCCGCAGCGCAACAAGGAAAGGCGGACAGCGCGCTGCGCACGCTGACCGGAATCTCGATCGCGCATTGGGTCAGCCATTTCCATCTGCTGGTCATGCCGATGCTGTTCCCGTTCCTGAAGAGCCAGCTTGGCGTCGGCTATGTCGAGCTCGGGTTCGCGCTGACCGTGTCGGCCGTCGTATCAGGGCTGACGCAGGCGCCGACCGGCTATCTCGTCGATCATTTTGGTGCGCGAAGGATCCTCTTGAGCGGGCTGACGCTCGGTGGGCTCGCGCTGATCCTGCTCGGCCTGCATCTGAGCTACGCCTCGCTGATCGCCTGTGCCGTGCTGCTCGGCGTTGCCAACAGTGTCTATCATCCCGCCGACTACGCAATTCTGGCCGAGCACATGGACGAAGCGCGGATGGGCCGCGCCTTCTCGGTCCACACCTTTGCCGGCTATCTTGGCGGCGCCCTTGCGCCGGCGATCGTCGCCGCGCTGGTCACGGTGTCCGGCGGCGTCGGTGCCCTGCTTGCGTCAGGCGCGATCGGCATGCTGGTGGCGCTGCTGCTGGTCGCCATGAACATTCCCGACGCCGGCGCGCACAAGGCCAAGCCGGGCAACGCGAATATGCCAAAGCAGGCCGTCGTCACCCCGGCGCTGATCACCCTCACCGCTCTCTTCATGCTGCTCAGCCTGTCGGTCGCCGGCATCAACAATTTCGGCGTGGTCGCGCTGATGAGCGGCTACGGCGCAACCTATTCTATCGCCAATGTCGCGCTGACGGCGTTTCTTGGCTCCAGCGCCGCGGGCGTGCTCGCGGGCGGCTTCCTTGCCGACCGCACCGAGCGCCACGGCTATGTCGCAGCCGCCTGCTTTGCCGCGAATGCCGCCATCGTGCTGCTGATCGCGCTGGTCACGCTGCCCGGCTGGGCCTTGACCGCGGCGATGACCGCCGCGGGTTTCCTCTCCGGCGTGATCGCCCCCTCGCGGGACATGCTGGTACGCAATGCGGCGCCTCCCGGCGCTGCGGGGCGCGCCTTCGGCATCGTCTCCACCGGCTTCAATCTCGGCGGCATCGTCTCACCGCTGCTGTTTGGCTGGATCATGGACCAGAGCGCGCCACATTGGGTGTTCGGCGCCTCGGTGATCTTCATGGTGGCAACCGTGGTGCTCTCGCCGTTCACGGAACGGAAGGCGCAAGGCGGGTCGTGACGCGGCGGACGCAACCACATCCTCAGTGTCGTCCTGGCGAAAGCCAGGACCCATTACCCAGGAGAAGTTGTGGCGCGAAGCTGGTGGCTACGAGCCTTCGCCAAACTACTCCCTGGGGTAATGGGTCCTGGATCGGCGCTCGCTATTGGATATCGCTGCCCGTTGCCAAGCTCGCTTGTCCAGGACGACAGTTGCGATTGGGATTGGCAGCGACGCTCCACCTTTACGTCGGCGACACCGCGCCCTTCAGGTCGGCTGCCTGCGGAGCGGCGCCACCGGTCAGCCTGGCCTTCTCCGTGTTCGGCCAAAGCAAGAGCAGACCGACGAGACCCGAGCCGACCATCACCACCGCATTGATGGTGAAGCCGGTCATGTAGCCGTCGACCATGCTGCCGGCGCGCTGGATCACGGTGCCCATCACGCTGGGCGCGATGATGCCCGAGAGCGTGTAGAGCGCACCGTAGATCGCGATGATGGCGCCGCGCTGCGAGGCCGGCGTGAACTCACCGAGCATCGGCGGGCAGACGACATAGATCGCCCCGCACAGGCCTGCGCCGACCACAAGCAGCGCGATCTGGAGACCGGCGCCCGCGACGTGCGGCATCGATGCCAGAATCAGGCCGCCGATGATCAACGGCACCGAGCCGAGCACGCCGCGCGAAATGCGTGTGGTGTAGCCGCGCGCCATCATCACCTGCGAGATCCAGCCCGTCAGGATGACGATGGTGGCGCCGAACACCCACGGCAGGATCGAGATGTAGCCGGCCTGCTGCTGCGAGAAGCCGAGACCCGTGACGATGAACGCGGTGAACCATGTCAGGCCGAGCGAGAGCGCCCAATAGGCGCCGAAGGTCGCGATCACGCAGCCGAGGAAGGTGCGCGAGGTCAGAAGCCGGATGTAGGGAATTTTCGGCTCATTGACAGCGAGCGCCTGCGTGTCCTCGAGCGGGCCTTCGTTGCCGAGCGCGAGCCAAGCGCAGACCCAGATCAGACCGACGAGGCCGAGCGCGCCGAAGGCGTAGTGCCAGGAATGATTGACGATGACCCAGTTCAGCGCCGGCACTGCCAGGATCACGCCGAAGGCCGAGCCCTGCGACAGGATCGCGGTCGGCAACGTGCGCTTCTCGTCCGGGAACCATTTGTAGATCGCGTGCGCTGCGACCGAGAAGGCCGGGCCTTCGCCCGCGCCGAGCACGATGCGGCAGATCAGCAGGGTGGTGAACGAGACGGTGCCGACCATCGGAAACTGCGCCAGCGCCCAGATCACCGCCAGGGTCAGCAACACATAGCGCGTCGCCACCTTGTTGACGATGAAGCCGACCACGATGGCCGAGATCGAGAACAGGAAGAAGAACGAGGAGCCGAGCAGCCCGAACTGCTCCGGTTGCAGTTTCAGATCGGTCATGATCGGGACGGCGGCGAGGCCAACGACGATCTTGTCGGCGAAGTTCACCACCATGTAGAGAAAGAGGAGAAAAGTAACCGTCCAGGCGCCCTTCGGCGTATGCTTCGTTGTCCCTTGGGACACCCCTGCCGTCCTGCCCGCCACATTGGGCGTTCCCTGAGCGCTCATCATTCTCCCCGCATGTCTTTTTATCGCACGTTTGATTTGGCCGCCTTGGGAGCTAACAACGGCTTGAACGGCAACGCAACCCCGGCATTTCCACGCCAAGTGTGCTACGCAGCATTGAGTTCATTCCGTCCGGCGCATCGATCTTGCTGAGCATCCGAAACCTCTCCAAAACCTTCGCCTCGGCCGGCGAGCCGATCCATGTGCTGCGCGGCGTCGATCTCGACCTCAAGGCCGGCGAGCGCGTCGCGCTGACCGGCGAGTCCGGCAGCGGCAAGAGCACGCTGCTGCATCTGATCGCCGGACTGGATGCCGCCGATGGCGGCACCATCCGGCTGGAGGACATTGAGCTCACAAAATTGCCGGATGCAGGCCGCGCCGAGTTGCGGCGCGACCGTATCGGTCTGGTTTTTCAGCAATTCAACCTGATCCCAAGCCTGTCGGTCGCCGACAACCTCGTCTTCCAGGCGCGCATCGCCGGCCGGCATGATGCGGCCTGGACCCGCGAGCTGGTCGAGCGGCTCGGGCTCGGCAGCTTGCTCAAGCGTTATCCAGAGCAATTATCAGGCGGACAGCAGCAACGGGTCGCGATCGGGCGGGCGCTTGCGACAAAACCATCGCTGCTGCTCGCGGACGAGCCGACCGGCAATCTCGACGAGGCCACCGCCGACGATGTGCTGGCGCTGACGCGCGATCTCGTCGCGTGCACCGGCTGCGGCTTCCTGATGGTGACGCACAGCCTGCATCTGGCCGGCACGCTCGACCGCCGCATCGTCCTCCATGCGGGACGGATCGCATGAGGCGCGCGCTGTGGGTGCTCGCGGTGTTGCTCAGCCATTGGCGGCGCCACAGGATGCAGTTCGCGACGCTGCTGATCGGGCTGATCGCGGCGACCGCGCTGTGGAGCGGGGTGCAGGCGATCAACCAGCAGGCTCGGAGCGCCTATGACCGTGCGGCGGCGACCTTTGGCGGCGTCCGCACGGCGACATTGGTCGCGCCCAATGCGGCGACGTTCCCGCAAGACCTCTTCGTCAAACTCCGCCGCGCGGGATGGCCGGTGTCGCCAGTGCTCGAAGGCCGGGTGCAGACCAACGGGCGTTCGATGCGGCTGCTCGGCATCGAGCCGGTGACGCTGCCGGTTGACGTCGGCAATGCGCCGCGCCTTGGGGCTGCGGATCTCAGCAGTTTCATCGCGGCGCCCGGCCAGACGCTGGTGGCGCGGGAGACGCTGAGCGATTTGCAGGAGCCGGAGGGCGCGAGCCCGTCGATCAGCAGCGGTGCAAAGCTGCCGCCGCTGCACGTGCAGCCGCAGCTCGTGCCCGACGTGCTGGTGGTCGATATCGGTGTGGCGCAGCTTCTGCTGAACAGGCCGAATCAAGTCTCGCGCCTGCTGATCGGCAAGGCGAAGGGCAAGCCCGCGCCGCTGCAAAGCGTCGTTGGCGATCAGTTGCAGCGGGTCGAGCCCACCGCTGAGACCGAGCTGGAACGGCTCACCGACAGCTTCCACCTCAACCTCACCGCGTTCGGCCTGCTGTCGTTCTTCGTCGGCCTGTTCATCGTCAACTCGGCCATCGGCCTAGCCTTCGAGCAGCGGCTGCCGATGCTGCGGACCTTGCGGGCCTGCGGCGCCTCGGCGCGGCTCGTCAACAGCGTGCTGGTGGTCGAGCTGGTGGCTTTGGCGCTGGTCGCCGGCCTGATCGGGCTCGTCTGCGGCTATGTCATCGCGGCCGCGCTACTGCCCGACGTTGCCGCGTCGCTGCGTGGGCTCTATGGCGCGCAGATTCCGGGGCAGCTCACGCTAAGACCCGAGTGGTGGCTCGCCGGCATCGGCATCAGCGTCGCCGGTGCGATGGTGGCGGCCGCAACCAGCCTGATCAAGGCGATCAGGATGCCGGTGCTGGCGACCGCCCAACCACAGGCCTGGCAGCAGCGGCAGCGCCGCTGGCTGATCCTGCAAAGCGTTGCAGCCTGCGCCGTATTCGCGGTCGCGCTGCTGCTGCTTCACTACGGGCAATCCCTGATCGCGGGATTTGGCCTGCTGGCCGCGCTGATGCTCGGCGCGGCGCTGATCCTACCGGCCTTCCTCGAGATACTCCTGCTTGCCGGCCAGCGCTTTGCGCGCGGGCCGCTGGCGCTGTGGTTCTGGGCCGACAGCCGCCAGCAGCTCTCCGGATTGTCGCTGGCGCTGATGGCGCTGCTGCTCGCGCTCGCCGTCAACGTCGGCGTTTCCACCATGGTGGAAACCTTCAGCCGCACCTTCGTCGGCTGGCTCGACGGGCGGCTGGCGGCCGACGTCTACATCAGCGCCTCCGACAATGCGCAAGCGATTGCGATCCGAAACTGGCTGAAGGAGCGCAGCGAGGTTCAGGCAATCCTGTCGGGCGGGCGCGCAGAGACACAGGTGCAGGGCCAGCCCGTGGAATTGCTCGGCCTGCCCGACCACGCGCTCTATCGCGAGCGCTGGCCGCTGCTGGAAACCGCGCCGCGCGCCTGGACCCAGCTGGTGCCGGGAAACGCCGCCTTCATCAGCGAGCAATTGAGCCGCCGCCTGAACGTCCGAGTGGGTGATGTCATCGACGTGCCGGCGCCGGGCGGGACCTGGGAGCTCGACATTGTCGGCATCTATGCCGATTACGGCAATCCCAAAGGACAGCTGGCGGTGAATGTCGCGGCGCTGATCCGGCAGTTTCCGCAGACTCCGCAGACACGGATCGGGCTGATCGTTCCGCGCGACAAAATCCCCGGCTTGATTGCATCGTTGCAGAAGCAGTTTGCGCTCGACGACCGCAGCGTCGCCGACCAGGCGACGGTGAAGGCGGAGTCGATACGCATCTTCAATCGCACCTTTGCGGTGACGTCGGCGCTCAATGCCTTCACGCTCGGCGTCGCCGGCGTTGCGCTGTTAACGAGCCTTTTGACGCTGGCGAATTCGCGCCTGCCGCAGCTCGCGCCGCTCTGGGCGATCGGCATCACCCGGCCGCGCCTTGCCGCGATCGAATTGACCAAGACACTGTCGGTCGCACTGTTCACGTCGCTCTTGGCCGTACCGCTCGGGCTTTTGGTGGCGTGGTGCCTGATCGCGATCGTGAACGTGAAGGCGTTCGGCTGGCGGTTGCCGTTCCATGTGTTTCCGCTGCAACTGGTCGAGCTGGTCGCGGTTGCGCTGATCGCTTCGCTGCTCGCCGCGCTGCTGCCGGTCTTGCGGTTGGCGCGGATGCAGCCGGCAAGCCTCGTCAAGGTGTTTGCAAATGAGCGCTAAGAAACTCTCGCGTCGCGCTTTTGCCGGCGGCATCGCCGCGCTCGCGGCTGCCCGCCGCGTCGGCGCGCAAGGCTATGCCGGGCTCGGCGAGACCGCCGACGGCTTTGCGAAGGTCAAGCCGGGAAAAGCATTCGCCTTTCCGGACGATCATGGACCGCATCCTGATTTCCGTATCGAGTGGTGGTATCTCACCGCGAATCTCGTCGACGGCAGTGGTGCTCCTTACGGGCTGCAATGGACGCTGTTCCGTCAGGCGACACGGCCGGGGCCGCAAGGCGAACGCTGGGCCAATCAGCAGATCTGGATGGCGCACGCTGCGGTGACGCGCGCCGACACCCACCGCTTCAACGAACGGTTTTCGCGCGGCGGCGTCGGTCAGGCCGGCGTCGAGGCGAAGCCGTTCGCGGCCTGGATTGACGATTGGGAGATGAAAGGTGCTGAACGCACGGACGATCGCACCCTGTCACCGGTGACGCTGAAAGCCTCAAGCACCGATTTTAGCTACACGCTGACGCTGGAGGCCGATCGTCCGGTCGTGTTGCAGGGCGACGGCGGTTACAGCCGCAAGTCCGAACGCGGACAGGCGTCCTACTATTACAGCCAGCCGTTCTACCGCGCGCGCGGCTCGCTCACGATCGACAACAAGTCGGTTGATGTCTCGGGCCAGGCCTGGATGGACCGCGAATGGAGCAGCCAGCCGCTCGACACCGACCAGACCGGCTGGGACTGGCTATCACTTCACCTCGCCTCCGGCGACAAGCTGATGCTGTACCGGCTGCGCCAGAAGGACGGCAAGGACTATCCATTCGGCAACTGGATCAGCGCTAGCGGCGACACGCGGATGATTGCGGGCGCCGATATCCAGATGAGTCCGAAGGCGACGACCGAGATCGCGGGGCGTAAGCTGCCGGTGGAATGGCAGATCGCGGTCCCGTCGCGATCCTTCTCGATTTCCTGCAAGCCGCTCAATCCAAAGGCCTGGATGGGGACCGGCTTCTCCTATTGGGAGGGGCCGATCAGCTTTGTCGGCACGCATGACGGCGTTGGCTATCTCGAGCTGACCGGGTATTGAGCTGCATCCGATTGCTGGAGGCTTCGATGTACCATCTGACCGCGCTCGTCACACTGCTCGCCATCCTGTTTTTCTTCTTCACCAGCACCAATGTCTCGCGATCGCGGACGAAGACCGGCGTCAAGGTGCCGGCGATGTCGGGCCATCCGGATTTCGAGCGCGCCTTCCGCATCCAGATGAACACGCTGGAATGGATGCCGATCTTCTTGCCGTCGCTATGGCTGTTTGCGATTTATATTAGCGATGTCGGAGCGGCAGCAATCGGAGCGGTCTGGATCGTCGGCCGCATCGTCTATTTCATCGGCTATTCGCAGGCCGCCGCCAAGCGCGGGCCGGGCTTTGCGATCCAGGCCATCGCCGCGATTGCGCTGTGGGCGGGGGCGCTGGGGGCGGTGGTGTTAAGGTTGGTGTGACCAGACGAGCCGCTCCTGCACGCTCCGGTGTCGTCCTGGCGAAGGCCAGGACCCATAACCACAGGCGTGGTTATGGGCACGATGATGGCTCCGACCTGCCGCAACAATTAGCTATCGGGGTAATAGGTCCTGGCTTTCGCCAGGACGACAAAAATCACTTCGTCAGCGGGCAGCCACTGTCCTTCGCTGTGAAGAAGGCCTGGTCGCCGGGGACCACCGCGAGCTGCTTGTAATAGTCCCACGGCTTCTTCGATTCCGAGGGCTTCTTGACCTCGAACAGATACATGTCGTGGACCATGCGGCCGTTCTCGAGCACTTTGCCTTTGGCGAAGGCGTCGTCGACCGGCAGCTCCTTCAGTTTCTTGGCGACCGCTTCGGTATCCTTGGTGCCCGCGGCCTTCACTGCCTTCAGATAGCTCAGCGTCGCCGAATAGGTGCCGGCGTGGATCATGCTCGGCATCCTCCCGGTGCGCTTGAAGAAGCGCTCGGAGAAGGCGCGCGTCGTGTCGTCATGGTCCCAATAGAATCCTTCGGTCAGCACCAGGCCTTGCGCCGCCTGCAAGCCGAGACCGTGAACTTCGGCAAGCGTCATCAAGAGGCCAGCGAGCTTCTGGCCGCCCTGGACGATACCGAATTCGGCCGCCTGCTTGATCGAGTTGGTGGTGTCTTGCCCGGCGTTAGCGAGGCCGACGATCTTCGCCTTCGAGCTCTGCGCCTGGAGCAGGAAGGAGGAGAAGTCCGAGGAGTTGAGGGGTACGCGGACCGAGCCCAGCACCTTGCCGCCATTGTGGGTGACGATCTCGCTGGTGTCCTTCTCCAGCGCGTAGCCGAAGGCATAGTCGGCGGTGAGGAAGAACCAGCTGTCGCCGCCGGCCTTGGTCAGGGCACCGCCGGTGCCGACCGCGAGCGCGTGGGTGTCGAACGCCCAGTGGAAGCCATAGGGCGAGCACGCCGAACCGGTGATGCTCGAACTGGCGGCGCCGACCACGATGTCGATCTTCTTCTTTTCCTTGGACAGGTCCTGCACGGCGAGCGCCACCGACGAGGTCGTCAGCTCCGTGATCATGTCGACATTGTCGGCATCGTACCAGCGCCGCGCGATGGAGGTGGCGAGATCGGGCTTGTTCTGGTGATCGGCGGTGACCATCTCGATCTTCTGACCGAGCACTTCGCCGCCGAAATCCTCGATCGCCATCTTGGCGGCTTCAACGGAGTACTTGCCGCCGTAATCGGCATAGACGCCGGACTGATCGTTGAGGATGCCGATCTTGACGCCTTGCGCGGAGGCCGGCGCGGCCAGCATCAAAGCCGACGTTGCGACAGCGGCCAAAAGTACTGATTTCATCTGTTATCTCCCAGCAGTGTTCTGTTTTGAAATCGCGCGGAGTGTAATGAAGAACGACGCGCGTGCCCATCGATTTTGCGTAGGTTGTTTGGTAGGGACGCGGCGCATATCAAAAAATGGTGTCGTCCCGGCCCCCCGTGCGCAATTGCGCACCAGCCCGGGACGACACTGACAATGTGGATATACCGATGGCCACGGAGACAGCCCTAAGCCGCCACCTCCACCTTCTTCTTGTCCCGCCGACCTTCCGCCAGGTTCCGCACCACCACATAGAAGATCGGCGTAAACAGCAGCCCGAACAGCGTGACGCCGATCATGCCGAAGAACACGGCGACGCCGACGGCCTGACGCATCTCCGAGCCAGAGCCGCTTGAAATCACCAGCGGCAGCACGCCGAGGATGAAGGCGAAGGACGTCATCAGTATAGGCCGCAGGCGCAGGCGGCAGGCCTCGATCACAGCCTCCAGCCGTGGCTTGCCTTCGTTCTCGATGTCGCGCGCGAACTCGACAATCAGGATTGCATTTTTCGCCGCCAATCCCACCAGCACGACGAAGCCGATCTGGGTCAGGATGTTGACGTCCTGGCCCATGATGCGCACGCCGATCGTGGCGGCGAGCAGGCACATCGGCACGATCAGGATTACCGCGAACGGCAGGGTCCAGCTGCCATATTGCGCGGCGAGCACGAGATAGACGAACAGCACGCAGATCGGGAACACGTAGAGGCCGGCATTGCCGCCGTTGATCTGCTGATAGGACAGATCCGTCCATTCGAAGCTGAAGCCGCTCGGCAGGGTGCCGTCGGCGAGCTTCTTGATGGTGTTGAGCGCGGTGGTCGAGCTTACGCCCGCTGCCGGCTCTCCCTGGAGCTCGGACGCCGCATAGAGATTGTAGCGCGCGACGCGGTCAGGCCCCGAGACATCCCTGAAGTCGACCACGCTGCCGAGCATCACCATGTCGCCGGCGGCATTGCGCGTGCGCAGGCGCGCGAGGTCGCTCGGCTCTTTG
Encoded proteins:
- a CDS encoding MBL fold metallo-hydrolase — translated: MIFRQLFDSVSGTYSYVLASRPGGEALILDPVLEKVDRYCQLLRELDLKLVKAVDTHLHADHVTGLGELRDRTHCMTVMGDQTKADVVAMRVADGDKVTIEGLSLDVMYTPGHTDDSYSYLMGDRVFTGDTLLIRGTGRTDFQNGSSRAQYESIFNRLLKLPDETMVFPAHDYKGDTVSTIGEEKRYNPRLQVRSVDEYIELMANLKLPNPKMMDVAVPANMHVGLHQEELEKEGRALSAVEAIRVLGRPDILLVDLRETSERMKHGMLEGALHTPYPSVEESLRPGGMLREVAAATGRRVVFFCAFGERSAMAVAAAKEAGLSNTAHIAGGIDAWKKAGGPVVH
- a CDS encoding MFS transporter produces the protein MSAQGTPNVAGRTAGVSQGTTKHTPKGAWTVTFLLFLYMVVNFADKIVVGLAAVPIMTDLKLQPEQFGLLGSSFFFLFSISAIVVGFIVNKVATRYVLLTLAVIWALAQFPMVGTVSFTTLLICRIVLGAGEGPAFSVAAHAIYKWFPDEKRTLPTAILSQGSAFGVILAVPALNWVIVNHSWHYAFGALGLVGLIWVCAWLALGNEGPLEDTQALAVNEPKIPYIRLLTSRTFLGCVIATFGAYWALSLGLTWFTAFIVTGLGFSQQQAGYISILPWVFGATIVILTGWISQVMMARGYTTRISRGVLGSVPLIIGGLILASMPHVAGAGLQIALLVVGAGLCGAIYVVCPPMLGEFTPASQRGAIIAIYGALYTLSGIIAPSVMGTVIQRAGSMVDGYMTGFTINAVVMVGSGLVGLLLLWPNTEKARLTGGAAPQAADLKGAVSPT
- a CDS encoding MFS transporter, with the translated sequence MVDVLAAAQQGKADSALRTLTGISIAHWVSHFHLLVMPMLFPFLKSQLGVGYVELGFALTVSAVVSGLTQAPTGYLVDHFGARRILLSGLTLGGLALILLGLHLSYASLIACAVLLGVANSVYHPADYAILAEHMDEARMGRAFSVHTFAGYLGGALAPAIVAALVTVSGGVGALLASGAIGMLVALLLVAMNIPDAGAHKAKPGNANMPKQAVVTPALITLTALFMLLSLSVAGINNFGVVALMSGYGATYSIANVALTAFLGSSAAGVLAGGFLADRTERHGYVAAACFAANAAIVLLIALVTLPGWALTAAMTAAGFLSGVIAPSRDMLVRNAAPPGAAGRAFGIVSTGFNLGGIVSPLLFGWIMDQSAPHWVFGASVIFMVATVVLSPFTERKAQGGS
- the soxB gene encoding thiosulfohydrolase SoxB; its protein translation is MAIRRRDFLKSTAAVAASVSLPRLARGAEAASIYDIERFGNARILHLTDTHAQLNPVYFREPSVNIGIGEMAGRPPHLVGHAFLDHFGIRPDSADAYAFTSIEFEKSAGRFGKLGGFAHLKTLIDRLRGDVGDKRAMLVDGGDLWQGTGLANIMQGRDMVEVANLLGIEAMTGHWEFTYGEQALRDNLEHFKGEFLAQNVFLTEEAAFNDAPAFDKATGRVFKPSVIKELGGRRVAIIGQAFPYVPVAHPKRFTPDWTFGIREEELQKHVDGLRGTDKVDAVILLSHNGMDVDLKLASRVAGIDVILGGHTHDAVPQPILVKNARGTTLVTNAGSNGKFLAVLDLALDKGKVSDVRYHLLPVYSELLKPDPAMAELIGKLRAPHVTDWVDKIATPDRLLYRRDNFAGPIDELICSALRTELDAQIALSPGFRWGVTALSGQPLTMEDVLAQTAISYPETYVQEMTGAQIKDVLEDVCDNLFNADPYYQQGGDMVRAGGLSYACSPTNAIGSRISELKLGNGKALSAARRYKVAGWASVNGQQGAPVWDVVGKYLRSGRMFQERLGAGVTLKGVDGNPGIAG
- a CDS encoding ABC transporter ATP-binding protein → MLSIRNLSKTFASAGEPIHVLRGVDLDLKAGERVALTGESGSGKSTLLHLIAGLDAADGGTIRLEDIELTKLPDAGRAELRRDRIGLVFQQFNLIPSLSVADNLVFQARIAGRHDAAWTRELVERLGLGSLLKRYPEQLSGGQQQRVAIGRALATKPSLLLADEPTGNLDEATADDVLALTRDLVACTGCGFLMVTHSLHLAGTLDRRIVLHAGRIA